The following are from one region of the Stigmatella ashevillena genome:
- a CDS encoding alpha-E domain-containing protein, producing the protein MIARIAEHCFWLGRYLERAESTARVLQMTGQLALDAELPPEQCWMPALAIFGERPAFSARYGEQAESDGEAVQNFLTWEEGNFSSLVNILFSARDNARSIREVVSRECWEVTNELYLWLVGEVGKAEYTHSRYAFYLHIRRMVQLCLGLSDSTMLHDTPLDFIRLGVVLERAGQTARLLDVHHHVLAGMNQGHLVVQTALWLSLLRAGSGFEPFMKSHSGRVTGDAVAAFLLFEARFPRSVRYCLEAANRYLRQLSSPEGQGPLGQESLACLTPLLEHLRPESLVGPEATLHALLTRMVEGTSELCLLIAREYFLKTMPLGAQLGAQVMQG; encoded by the coding sequence ATGATTGCCCGGATCGCCGAGCACTGTTTCTGGCTGGGGCGCTACCTGGAACGGGCGGAGAGCACCGCGCGCGTGCTCCAGATGACCGGCCAGCTCGCCCTGGACGCGGAGCTTCCCCCGGAGCAGTGCTGGATGCCGGCCCTGGCCATTTTCGGCGAGCGCCCCGCCTTCTCCGCGCGGTATGGCGAGCAGGCGGAATCGGACGGGGAGGCCGTGCAGAACTTCCTCACCTGGGAAGAGGGCAACTTCTCCAGCCTGGTGAACATCCTCTTCTCGGCCCGGGACAACGCCCGCTCCATCCGCGAGGTGGTGAGCCGCGAGTGCTGGGAGGTCACCAACGAGCTGTACCTGTGGCTCGTCGGCGAGGTGGGCAAGGCCGAATATACGCACTCGCGGTATGCCTTCTACCTGCACATCCGCCGCATGGTGCAGCTGTGCCTGGGGTTGTCCGACAGCACCATGCTGCATGACACCCCCTTGGATTTCATCCGGCTGGGGGTGGTGCTGGAGCGGGCGGGGCAGACGGCCCGGCTGCTGGACGTGCACCACCACGTCCTGGCGGGCATGAACCAGGGGCACCTCGTGGTGCAGACGGCCCTCTGGCTGTCCCTTTTGCGGGCAGGCTCCGGCTTCGAGCCCTTCATGAAGAGCCACTCGGGCCGGGTGACGGGGGATGCCGTGGCGGCCTTCCTCCTCTTCGAGGCCCGCTTCCCCCGCTCGGTGCGCTATTGCCTGGAGGCCGCGAACCGCTACCTGCGCCAGCTCTCCTCGCCCGAGGGGCAAGGCCCGTTGGGCCAGGAGAGCCTGGCTTGCCTCACGCCCCTGTTGGAGCATCTGCGCCCCGAGTCCCTGGTGGGGCCAGAGGCCACCTTGCACGCGCTGCTGACCCGCATGGTGGAGGGAACCTCGGAGCTGTGCCTGCTCATCGCTCGGGAGTACTTCCTGAAAACCATGCCTCTGGGCGCTCAGTTGGGCGCTCAGGTGATGCAAGGGTAG
- a CDS encoding DUF4406 domain-containing protein, with protein sequence METRPGQPLMILVAGPYRSGTNDEPAKIEANVKAMTEVALKLYRAGHLPVMGEWFALPLIEEAGSQRIGDEIFNEIFHPISHRLLARCDACLRIGGPSQGADDMVRTARAQGKQIFARLEDVPGCG encoded by the coding sequence ATGGAAACGCGTCCTGGTCAGCCCTTGATGATTCTCGTCGCCGGACCCTACCGATCCGGGACGAATGATGAGCCCGCGAAGATCGAAGCCAACGTCAAGGCGATGACGGAGGTGGCCCTGAAGCTCTACCGCGCGGGACACCTGCCGGTGATGGGGGAGTGGTTCGCGCTGCCGCTGATCGAGGAGGCGGGCTCCCAGAGAATCGGGGATGAGATCTTCAATGAGATCTTCCACCCCATCTCGCACCGCCTCCTGGCGCGCTGTGATGCGTGCCTGCGGATCGGCGGCCCTTCCCAGGGCGCGGACGACATGGTGCGGACCGCGCGGGCCCAGGGCAAACAGATCTTCGCCCGGCTGGAGGATGTGCCGGGCTGTGGCTGA
- a CDS encoding class II glutamine amidotransferase, translated as MPHLLALSFEGELAPSLDLRCMSSGHKPPDGWGVGYYPGGELASSLVKEAAPQPGSTRSGLMKTWDPLESSIFMLHLRTAAWGPLTEANTQPFCRSAWGRDWLLAHSGSLEQRLNIPPGALFEPVGSTDSEAVFCRLLDWIYQQGWRSLGDVDAPRLRGWLEEVNALGPLTLVLSDGRDLCVYADRTGAANCWLWQVTPPYGRLVLGDEDLELDLTRRGAKSRKGFIVCTQPIESRTEVAANWKQMPLGSLVILRQGALRVEALPPTSLVMGAPTPTPAVESDARGRLRRPPVAPVRVMDVHHRTVYRYGQPVERSAHKLRLTPLHDRMQSLLSHEVTISSGVIQAEYDDVFGNRVRKVLVDMPYQELIIEARSRVELRDTDPLGYRPLHVRSPLPLVWLPWRANMLQPYLLPPELPDTQLEELIEYAMSFARRNDFDLLDTLLDINFSIFKEYRYLPGSTNLSTTPFDVYSSRNGVCQDFANVFICLARLLGVPARYTCGYIYTGPKNANSIQAEASHAWVQVYLPEVGWKGFDPTNGIITQTDHVRVAVGRQYADTTPTRGTIYLGGGGEGLEVSVRCEPVEQGSL; from the coding sequence ATGCCCCACCTGCTTGCGCTGTCTTTTGAGGGAGAGCTCGCTCCCAGCCTGGACTTGCGCTGCATGTCCTCTGGCCACAAGCCGCCGGATGGCTGGGGCGTGGGCTACTACCCTGGAGGCGAGCTCGCCTCCAGCCTCGTCAAGGAAGCAGCCCCGCAGCCGGGCAGCACCCGCAGCGGGTTGATGAAGACGTGGGATCCGCTGGAGTCCTCCATCTTCATGCTGCACCTGCGCACGGCGGCGTGGGGGCCCCTCACGGAGGCCAACACCCAGCCCTTCTGCCGCAGCGCCTGGGGGCGGGATTGGTTGCTGGCCCACAGCGGCAGCCTGGAGCAGCGTCTGAACATCCCCCCGGGCGCGCTCTTCGAGCCGGTGGGCTCCACGGACTCGGAGGCAGTTTTCTGTCGGCTCCTGGACTGGATCTACCAACAGGGCTGGCGCAGCCTCGGGGACGTGGATGCGCCCCGGCTGCGCGGCTGGCTGGAGGAGGTCAACGCCCTGGGCCCGTTGACGCTCGTCCTCTCGGATGGGAGGGATCTGTGCGTCTACGCGGATCGCACGGGCGCCGCGAACTGCTGGCTGTGGCAGGTCACCCCTCCCTATGGGCGGCTCGTCCTGGGCGATGAGGACCTGGAGCTGGACCTGACGCGGCGAGGAGCGAAGAGCCGCAAGGGGTTCATTGTCTGCACCCAGCCCATCGAGTCGCGCACCGAGGTGGCGGCGAACTGGAAGCAGATGCCGCTCGGCTCGTTGGTCATCCTGCGCCAGGGCGCCTTGCGCGTCGAGGCGCTGCCACCGACGTCCCTGGTGATGGGAGCGCCCACCCCCACCCCGGCGGTGGAGTCCGATGCCCGCGGCCGCCTGCGCCGCCCACCGGTGGCCCCCGTGCGGGTGATGGATGTGCACCACCGGACCGTCTACCGGTATGGGCAGCCCGTGGAGCGGAGTGCCCACAAGCTGCGGCTCACCCCCCTTCACGACCGGATGCAGTCCCTGCTCTCGCACGAGGTGACGATCTCCTCGGGGGTGATCCAGGCTGAGTACGACGACGTGTTCGGCAACCGGGTCCGCAAGGTGCTGGTGGACATGCCCTACCAGGAGCTCATCATCGAGGCGCGCTCCCGGGTCGAGCTCCGGGACACGGATCCGCTGGGCTACCGTCCGCTCCACGTGCGCTCCCCCTTGCCGTTGGTGTGGCTGCCGTGGCGGGCCAACATGCTCCAGCCCTACCTGCTGCCACCGGAGCTGCCGGACACCCAGCTCGAGGAGCTGATCGAGTACGCGATGAGCTTCGCGCGCCGCAACGACTTCGACTTGCTGGACACGCTGCTGGACATCAACTTCAGCATCTTCAAGGAGTACCGTTACCTGCCGGGCTCCACGAACCTGAGCACCACCCCGTTCGACGTGTATTCGTCGCGGAACGGCGTGTGCCAGGACTTTGCCAACGTCTTCATTTGTCTGGCGCGGCTGCTGGGCGTGCCCGCGCGTTACACGTGTGGCTACATCTATACCGGGCCCAAGAACGCCAACTCGATCCAGGCCGAGGCCTCTCACGCCTGGGTGCAGGTGTATCTGCCCGAGGTGGGGTGGAAGGGGTTTGATCCCACCAACGGCATCATCACCCAGACGGACCACGTGCGCGTCGCCGTGGGGCGGCAGTACGCGGATACCACGCCCACTCGGGGGACCATCTACCTGGGAGGGGGCGGTGAGGGGTTGGAAGTCTCCGTGCGCTGCGAACCCGTGGAGCAAGGCTCACTCTGA
- a CDS encoding HEAT repeat domain-containing protein: MVAAAAVVAAAVAVAACRPPRPLTWTASTSCPPARSSRRVGCHDGGEGSSIVAFFSQFRGLSVSHRWLVSSIAAVVLLGSGAAYWALAEKSAPAPVGESVAPAAVNVPTPVQAGQGAERVPSERRTRTWSTGTQFVYTLAAEQSVTFGQPGASASPSLYLSLQGEVSMAVVGGQGDRLDAQFQIRSHRLTFEADGRDALDEKSRPEMLAHLQAPFYVTFNRQGAALLAHFERELDPVTQNFLRTLVASTQFVMPTVPKETWPAQELDVTGLYAAQYRQVPGSRKYEKSKERYLKMTSPSGLQPLDPSVHITLDSTASFLLGAEGWPESVSSREQVSVSSGEGMPTVRGEGQVQLTRTAVRSVPLLIGSLDARRQQLVTASLATPVFAPEDPKAELRRIVAGARLADLVGSLRKLPQDEKERGPATSQLMNRLRALFSLDPEEAARVPALLRGEKDRNTYSSLIGSLSAASTPEAVRALGQVVTDDQMPVAVRVDAAAGLGVVEKPTQEGVSALRQLTQSSEEDLRNTATLALGNAARNLEAQKDSSAPTLLRELTDAVAAAPTPEARALQLRALANSAHPLALPTIREALRDPSPVVREAAVEALRLIPDPAADQMLSASMLEDPTPEVRRAAIFASSFRPLVPLMPALERTLRTDTVGSVRIEVVRLLGSNLLTLPGAGPLLSWAGQNDPNGDVRHTALAFLARQIPPEPRP; encoded by the coding sequence GTGGTGGCGGCGGCGGCGGTGGTGGCGGCGGCGGTGGCGGTAGCTGCTTGCAGGCCCCCACGGCCTCTCACGTGGACAGCCTCTACCAGTTGCCCTCCTGCCAGGTCGAGTAGACGTGTTGGCTGCCACGATGGGGGGGAAGGCTCCTCCATCGTGGCCTTCTTCTCGCAGTTCCGAGGTCTCTCTGTGTCCCACCGCTGGCTTGTGAGCTCCATCGCCGCTGTTGTTCTCCTGGGCTCCGGGGCTGCCTACTGGGCTTTGGCAGAGAAGTCCGCGCCTGCTCCCGTGGGAGAGTCCGTTGCTCCGGCCGCAGTGAATGTTCCCACGCCCGTGCAGGCGGGGCAGGGGGCTGAGCGTGTCCCCAGTGAGCGGCGCACGCGCACCTGGTCCACGGGCACCCAGTTTGTCTACACGCTGGCCGCCGAGCAGTCGGTCACCTTTGGACAGCCAGGCGCGAGCGCGTCTCCCTCCCTGTACCTGTCCCTCCAGGGCGAGGTGTCCATGGCGGTGGTCGGCGGCCAGGGCGACCGCCTGGATGCGCAGTTCCAGATTCGCTCGCACCGGCTCACCTTCGAGGCGGATGGACGGGACGCGCTCGATGAGAAGTCGCGTCCGGAGATGTTGGCCCACCTTCAGGCTCCCTTCTATGTGACGTTCAACCGGCAGGGAGCGGCCCTGCTGGCGCACTTCGAGCGGGAGCTCGATCCGGTGACGCAGAACTTCTTGCGCACGTTGGTGGCCTCCACCCAGTTCGTCATGCCCACCGTGCCCAAGGAGACGTGGCCGGCGCAGGAGCTGGATGTCACCGGCCTGTACGCCGCGCAGTACCGCCAGGTGCCGGGCTCGCGGAAGTACGAGAAGTCCAAGGAGCGCTATCTCAAGATGACGTCGCCCAGCGGCCTGCAGCCGTTGGATCCCAGCGTGCACATCACCTTGGACTCCACGGCCTCTTTCCTTCTGGGCGCAGAGGGGTGGCCCGAGTCGGTGTCGAGCCGCGAGCAGGTGTCGGTCAGCTCCGGCGAGGGGATGCCCACGGTGCGCGGAGAGGGGCAGGTGCAGCTCACCCGGACCGCGGTGCGCAGTGTGCCGTTGCTCATTGGCTCGCTGGATGCGCGGCGGCAGCAACTGGTCACCGCGTCACTGGCCACGCCGGTGTTCGCGCCCGAGGATCCCAAGGCGGAGCTTCGGCGGATTGTCGCGGGGGCGCGCCTGGCGGACCTCGTCGGGAGCCTGCGCAAGCTGCCTCAGGACGAGAAGGAGCGGGGGCCCGCGACCTCTCAGCTCATGAACCGGCTGCGCGCGCTCTTCTCGTTGGACCCCGAGGAGGCTGCCCGGGTACCCGCGCTCCTGCGGGGCGAGAAGGACCGCAACACGTACAGCAGCCTCATCGGCTCGCTCTCCGCCGCGAGTACGCCGGAAGCCGTGCGAGCCCTCGGGCAAGTGGTCACCGATGACCAGATGCCCGTGGCGGTGCGGGTGGACGCCGCGGCGGGGCTGGGCGTGGTGGAGAAGCCCACGCAGGAGGGCGTCTCGGCGCTGCGTCAGCTCACCCAGAGCAGCGAGGAGGACCTGCGCAACACGGCCACGCTCGCTCTGGGCAATGCCGCGCGGAACCTGGAAGCACAGAAAGACTCCTCGGCACCCACGCTGCTGCGCGAGCTGACGGATGCCGTGGCCGCCGCGCCCACCCCCGAGGCGCGCGCCCTCCAGCTCCGGGCCCTGGCCAACAGCGCGCACCCGCTGGCGCTGCCCACCATTCGGGAGGCGTTGAGAGACCCCTCGCCCGTGGTGCGCGAGGCCGCCGTGGAGGCGCTGCGCCTCATTCCGGATCCCGCCGCCGACCAGATGCTCTCCGCGAGCATGTTGGAGGACCCCACTCCCGAGGTGCGCCGCGCGGCCATCTTCGCGAGCAGCTTCCGGCCCCTGGTGCCCCTGATGCCCGCCCTGGAGCGGACGCTGCGCACCGACACCGTGGGCTCGGTGCGCATCGAAGTGGTGCGCTTGCTGGGCTCGAACCTCCTGACCCTGCCCGGAGCCGGTCCTCTGCTCTCCTGGGCAGGCCAGAACGATCCGAATGGAGATGTGCGCCACACGGCGCTCGCCTTCCTCGCGCGCCAGATACCGCCAGAGCCCAGGCCTTGA
- a CDS encoding response regulator yields the protein MGARSSRAAIIEPASSPTAAGLSPRSRRGRCFRVMLVEPDPQYQSLLGTGLAEAGFEVAVVPSAEAALEEMAAPQLPPHLVVAEASLAGMDGFLFCEKLRSEVRTALVPVLLLSSKREPFHAELASTVGADDYLPKPVRVADVVALARLKAGRRPSEMAYEAHAARLPLAQIARALLAGGRSGRVVLKDSEGFFAFRSGYVVDATFQGERGVAAFRRLLGFGGGVYAVSFGPELHRGSLLMDLPFLSEQVLPALERFDKLREVGVPLAARLTVDFARLVEHLATLPDDIISLVRLFDGRRGVRAVLLECRFAEVIAYEAITQLFSLGILMPASHVEERERPPASPSLFLTAADALDTMLTDDEDREDLPIFVEEQAVAAVASGEETEETEEAIDGEPLNEDELKAASVQEAPAPRRVPIILTFPKRPRILKGGEIQPGLLPMGPEGPRVSDKV from the coding sequence ATGGGCGCTCGTTCCTCTCGCGCGGCCATCATCGAGCCTGCTTCCAGCCCGACCGCCGCGGGGCTGAGTCCTCGCAGCCGCCGGGGAAGATGCTTCCGGGTGATGCTGGTGGAGCCGGACCCCCAGTACCAATCCCTGCTGGGAACGGGCCTGGCCGAGGCGGGGTTCGAGGTGGCGGTGGTTCCTTCCGCCGAGGCGGCCCTCGAGGAGATGGCGGCCCCCCAGTTGCCGCCGCACCTCGTCGTGGCCGAGGCCTCGCTGGCCGGGATGGATGGCTTCCTCTTCTGCGAGAAGCTGCGCTCGGAGGTGCGCACGGCGCTGGTTCCCGTGCTCTTGCTGTCCTCCAAGCGGGAGCCGTTCCACGCCGAGTTGGCGAGCACGGTGGGCGCGGACGACTATCTGCCCAAGCCCGTGAGGGTGGCGGACGTGGTGGCCCTGGCGCGGCTGAAGGCCGGCCGACGCCCCTCGGAGATGGCCTATGAGGCCCATGCGGCCCGGCTGCCGCTGGCGCAGATTGCCCGCGCGTTGCTGGCAGGGGGCCGCTCGGGCCGGGTGGTGCTCAAGGACAGCGAGGGGTTCTTCGCCTTCCGCAGCGGCTATGTGGTGGATGCGACCTTCCAGGGAGAGCGCGGGGTGGCGGCCTTCCGGCGCCTGCTGGGCTTTGGCGGCGGCGTCTACGCGGTGTCCTTTGGTCCTGAGTTGCACCGGGGCTCGCTGTTGATGGACCTGCCGTTTCTGAGCGAGCAGGTGCTGCCCGCACTGGAGCGCTTCGACAAGCTGCGCGAGGTGGGGGTGCCGCTGGCTGCCCGGTTGACGGTGGACTTCGCGCGATTGGTCGAGCACCTCGCCACGTTGCCTGACGACATCATCTCCCTGGTGCGCCTCTTCGATGGTCGGCGGGGGGTGCGCGCGGTGTTGCTGGAGTGCCGCTTCGCGGAGGTCATCGCCTACGAGGCCATCACCCAGCTGTTCTCGCTGGGCATCCTGATGCCCGCAAGCCATGTGGAGGAGCGGGAGCGACCTCCGGCCTCTCCGAGCCTCTTCCTGACGGCGGCGGATGCTCTGGACACGATGCTCACGGATGATGAGGACAGGGAGGACCTTCCGATCTTCGTGGAAGAGCAAGCCGTGGCCGCCGTGGCCTCCGGCGAAGAGACCGAAGAGACCGAAGAGGCCATTGATGGCGAGCCGCTGAACGAGGACGAGCTGAAGGCAGCGAGTGTCCAAGAGGCTCCTGCCCCGCGGCGTGTCCCCATCATCCTGACCTTCCCCAAGCGGCCCAGGATCCTCAAGGGCGGGGAGATTCAGCCTGGGTTGTTGCCGATGGGGCCAGAAGGCCCGCGCGTGTCCGACAAAGTTTGA
- a CDS encoding circularly permuted type 2 ATP-grasp protein: MRQSEDAGLFKGYSIIPGAFDELISPQGVPRPDFLRLLELLGSRSPDEFTRIQALAERALLNQGVTFSVYSDRRGTERIFPFCLIPRLVSARDWAHLERGLEQRVRALSAFLDDIYGEQRLLAERPELRDIILGTSLYLPHLRGVRPPGGVRIHIAGIDLIRDGQGTFQVLEDNLRTPSGVSYVMESRILSKRVLPEVLEQARVRRVDHYPAKLAETLRATSPEDPERSTVVVLTPGPYNSAYFEHSFLARTMGVELVHAADLYVEDARVFVRTTRGPRRVHVIYRRIDDAFLDPDVFRPDSLLGVRGLMKAWAAGNVTLANAPGNGVADDKAVYAFVPDFIRYYLGEEPVLAQVPTYVCAREEDRRYVLEHLEELVVKTVDEAGGYGMLMGPQSTREEREDFRQRILAEPRRYIAQPRIELSTCPTWDGATRQVVSRRVDLRPYILTSPQGSWVLPGGLSRVALRAGSYVVNSSQGGGSKDTWVQKETA, encoded by the coding sequence ATGAGGCAATCAGAGGACGCTGGGCTCTTCAAAGGATACAGCATCATTCCTGGGGCCTTCGATGAGCTGATCAGCCCCCAAGGAGTGCCCCGGCCCGATTTCCTCCGACTGCTCGAACTGTTGGGCTCCCGGTCTCCTGACGAGTTCACCCGCATCCAGGCGTTGGCGGAGCGGGCCCTGCTGAACCAGGGGGTTACCTTCTCCGTGTACTCGGACCGGCGTGGCACGGAGCGGATCTTCCCCTTCTGCCTCATCCCCCGTCTCGTCTCTGCCCGGGACTGGGCGCACCTGGAGCGCGGCCTGGAGCAGCGCGTCCGGGCGCTGAGCGCGTTCCTGGATGACATCTATGGTGAGCAGCGGCTGCTGGCCGAGCGGCCCGAGCTGAGAGACATCATTCTCGGTACCTCTCTCTACCTGCCGCACCTGCGTGGTGTGCGGCCTCCCGGGGGCGTGCGCATCCACATCGCGGGCATCGATCTGATCCGCGACGGCCAGGGCACCTTCCAGGTGCTGGAGGACAACCTGCGCACTCCCTCGGGCGTTTCCTACGTCATGGAGAGCCGCATCCTCTCCAAGCGCGTCCTGCCCGAGGTGTTGGAGCAGGCGCGGGTGCGCCGCGTGGACCATTATCCGGCCAAGCTGGCGGAGACGCTGCGGGCCACCTCGCCGGAGGATCCAGAGCGCTCCACCGTCGTCGTGCTCACCCCGGGGCCGTACAACTCCGCCTACTTCGAGCACAGCTTCCTGGCGCGCACCATGGGCGTGGAGCTGGTGCATGCCGCGGACCTCTATGTGGAGGATGCGCGGGTCTTCGTGAGAACCACGCGCGGGCCGCGCCGGGTGCACGTCATCTACCGGCGCATTGACGATGCCTTCCTGGATCCGGACGTCTTCCGCCCGGACAGCTTGCTGGGCGTCCGGGGGCTGATGAAGGCCTGGGCCGCGGGCAACGTGACTTTGGCGAACGCTCCGGGCAACGGGGTGGCGGACGACAAAGCCGTGTATGCCTTCGTGCCGGATTTCATCCGGTACTACCTGGGCGAAGAGCCCGTGCTGGCGCAGGTGCCCACCTATGTGTGCGCCCGCGAGGAAGATCGCCGCTATGTGCTCGAGCACCTGGAAGAGCTGGTGGTGAAGACAGTGGATGAGGCCGGAGGGTACGGGATGCTGATGGGCCCCCAGTCCACCCGGGAGGAGCGCGAGGACTTCCGCCAGCGCATCCTCGCCGAGCCCCGGCGCTACATCGCCCAGCCTCGCATCGAGCTGTCCACCTGTCCGACCTGGGACGGGGCCACGCGCCAGGTGGTGTCGCGTCGGGTGGATCTGCGGCCCTACATCCTCACCAGTCCCCAGGGTTCCTGGGTGCTCCCGGGAGGGTTGAGCCGGGTGGCCCTGCGCGCCGGCTCCTACGTCGTCAACTCCAGCCAGGGCGGTGGTTCCAAGGATACCTGGGTGCAGAAGGAGACGGCATGA
- a CDS encoding PQQ-dependent sugar dehydrogenase — protein sequence MTQKTLFVVSVAVCLTACAHAPSPSPAPTEPPATTAPQLPAPDTSHDIQRYSKVIGWREDQTPVAPEGFQVTRFASGLRNPRWIYVLPNKDILVAEASSEFKDAKDKEEAQRTGKTVSQNMGNSANQITLFRDADGDGTPEVREVFLSRLQQPLGMLLLKDQFYVAHTNGLWRYPYQTGQTTLQARGEKILDLPAGGYNNHWTRNLLANADGSRIYVSVGSASNIGEHGMDEEKRRANILEIRPDGSQERIYASGLRNPVGMGWAPGTQTLWTVVNERDNLGDNLVPDYLTHVQEGGFYGWPYAYFGPHEDPRLAGQQPDLVKKTLVPDVPLGAHTASLGLAFYDQKAFPAKYQGGAFIGQHGSWNRSELSGYKVVFVPFQNGKPSGPPEDFLTGFISNLEKAEVHGRPVGIAVLPDGALLVADDASNTLWRVAP from the coding sequence ATGACACAGAAGACCTTGTTCGTTGTCTCGGTGGCCGTCTGCCTGACGGCCTGTGCCCACGCGCCTTCGCCCTCCCCCGCCCCTACCGAGCCGCCCGCTACCACCGCGCCCCAACTGCCCGCTCCCGATACGAGCCATGACATCCAGCGGTACAGCAAGGTCATCGGCTGGCGGGAAGACCAGACGCCGGTGGCCCCCGAGGGCTTTCAGGTCACCCGCTTCGCGAGCGGCCTGCGCAATCCGCGTTGGATCTACGTCCTGCCCAACAAAGACATCCTCGTCGCGGAGGCGAGTTCCGAATTCAAGGACGCCAAGGACAAAGAAGAGGCGCAACGGACCGGCAAGACCGTATCCCAGAACATGGGCAACAGCGCGAATCAAATCACACTCTTCCGAGACGCGGACGGCGACGGGACACCCGAGGTGCGAGAAGTCTTCCTCTCACGGCTCCAGCAGCCCCTGGGCATGTTGCTCTTGAAGGACCAGTTCTATGTCGCCCATACGAACGGCCTCTGGCGCTATCCCTACCAGACAGGCCAGACCACCCTGCAAGCCCGCGGGGAGAAAATCCTGGACCTGCCCGCCGGCGGCTATAACAACCACTGGACGCGCAACCTGCTGGCCAATGCGGATGGCTCGCGAATCTACGTCTCCGTGGGCTCGGCCAGCAACATCGGCGAGCACGGGATGGACGAGGAGAAACGCCGCGCGAACATCCTGGAGATACGCCCGGACGGCAGCCAGGAGCGCATCTACGCCAGCGGCCTGCGAAACCCCGTGGGCATGGGCTGGGCGCCTGGAACCCAGACCCTGTGGACCGTGGTCAATGAGCGCGACAACCTGGGCGACAACCTGGTCCCGGACTACCTGACCCACGTTCAAGAGGGAGGCTTCTACGGCTGGCCCTACGCGTACTTCGGCCCCCACGAGGATCCCCGGCTCGCCGGCCAACAGCCAGACCTGGTGAAGAAGACCCTGGTGCCCGATGTTCCGCTCGGCGCTCACACCGCCTCGCTCGGCCTGGCCTTCTATGACCAGAAGGCATTCCCCGCGAAGTATCAAGGCGGTGCCTTCATCGGCCAGCATGGCTCCTGGAATCGCTCCGAGCTCTCGGGATACAAGGTTGTCTTTGTCCCCTTTCAGAACGGCAAGCCCAGCGGCCCGCCCGAAGACTTCCTGACAGGGTTCATTTCGAACCTCGAGAAGGCCGAGGTGCACGGCCGACCGGTGGGAATCGCCGTGCTGCCCGATGGCGCATTGCTGGTGGCGGACGATGCAAGCAACACCCTCTGGCGGGTGGCCCCATGA
- a CDS encoding YebC/PmpR family DNA-binding transcriptional regulator produces the protein MSGHNRWSKIKRQKAAMGASKGKLYTKIIKEITVAARLGGGNPDGNARLRAAIGAAREANMPSDTVVRAIKKGTGELEGESYEEVTYEGYGPGGVAVMVECLTDNRNRTASDVRILFNKGGGNLGTEGAVGWMFHKKGVITVKPGLTEDQVMEKAIEAGAEDVIPLGAEGFEVRTAPVDLHTVASSLESSGLTLGEQKWSFFPQTTVKLEGDNARKMLKLMDSLEDNDDVQNVHANFEIDEALMESLQ, from the coding sequence ATGTCCGGTCACAATCGATGGTCGAAGATCAAGCGCCAGAAGGCAGCCATGGGCGCGAGCAAGGGCAAGCTGTACACGAAGATCATCAAGGAAATCACCGTCGCGGCCCGTTTGGGTGGTGGTAATCCGGATGGGAACGCCCGCCTGCGCGCCGCCATCGGAGCAGCCCGTGAAGCGAACATGCCCAGCGACACGGTGGTCCGCGCCATCAAGAAGGGGACGGGTGAGCTGGAAGGGGAGAGCTACGAGGAGGTGACGTACGAGGGTTACGGGCCGGGCGGTGTCGCCGTCATGGTCGAGTGCCTCACGGACAACCGCAACCGCACCGCCAGTGATGTCCGCATTCTCTTCAACAAGGGGGGCGGTAACCTGGGCACCGAGGGAGCGGTGGGCTGGATGTTCCACAAGAAGGGCGTCATCACCGTGAAGCCTGGGCTGACCGAGGACCAGGTGATGGAGAAGGCCATCGAGGCGGGGGCGGAGGACGTCATCCCCCTGGGGGCCGAGGGCTTCGAGGTGCGCACCGCCCCGGTGGATCTGCACACGGTGGCCTCCAGCCTGGAGTCCTCGGGGCTGACGCTGGGCGAGCAGAAGTGGAGTTTCTTCCCTCAGACGACCGTCAAGCTCGAGGGCGACAACGCCCGGAAGATGCTCAAGCTGATGGACTCGCTGGAAGACAACGACGATGTGCAGAACGTCCACGCGAACTTCGAGATCGACGAAGCGCTGATGGAGTCCCTTCAGTAA